In Cicer arietinum cultivar CDC Frontier isolate Library 1 chromosome 1, Cicar.CDCFrontier_v2.0, whole genome shotgun sequence, one DNA window encodes the following:
- the LOC101488664 gene encoding cold-responsive protein kinase 1-like: MRCGCFGTLSVKKEKRPSNYISSEIEGYPLDNIRHFSDKELRLATDNFHLSNKIGRGGFGTVYQGTLKDGRKIAVKPLSVGSKQGVREFLTEIKTLSNVKHSNLVELVGFCIQGPNRTLVYEYVENGNLHTALLGKKSSNIKLEWRKRSAICIGTAKGLAYLHEELTQHIVHRDIKASNVLLDKDFNPKIGDFGMAKLFPDDITHISTRIAGTTGYLAPEYALGGQLTKKADIYSFGVLILEIISGKSSSRTNWEGSHKFLLEWAWQLHEDEKWLELVDPNMEEYHEKEVIKYIKVALFCTQSTARRRPLMSQVVDMLTKDIQLNEKQLTAPGLFNYDVGESSQKKSNSESLICHTSSTQASITQVIAR; the protein is encoded by the exons ATGAGGTGTGGCTGCTTTGGAACATTATCTGTAAAGAAGGAAAAACGACCTTCTAATTATATTTCTAGTGAGATTGAAG gttatcctttagatAATATTAGGCATTTTTCTGATAAAGAGCTGAGATTGGCAACTGATAATTTTCATTTAAGCAATAAGATAGGAAGGGGAGGTTTTGGAACTGTTTATCAG GGAACATTAAAAGATGGAAGAAAGATAGCAGTGAAGCCTCTTTCTGTTGGATCAAAGCAAGGAGTTCGTGAATTTTTGACtgaaattaaaactttatcaaatgtTAAACATTCAAACCTTGTTGAATTGGTTGGATTCTGCATTCAAGGACCTAACCGTACATTAGTTTATGAGTATGTGGAGAATGGCAACCTTCATACTGCATTACTTG GCAAAAAGAGTTCAAACATCAAACTAGAGTGGAGAAAAAGATCTGCTATTTGCATCGGTACGGCTAAAGGTCTTGCATATCTTCATGAAGAACTTACACAACATATTGTACACAGAGATATCAAAGCTAGTAATGTACTACTTGACAAAGATTTTAATCCCAAAATTGGTGATTTTGGAATGGCCAAATTATTTCCAGATGATATCACTCATATCAGCACAAGAATTGCCGGTACAAC TGGTTACTTGGCACCAGAATATGCATTAGGTGGCCAATTAACTAAGAAGGCTGATATATATAGTTTTGGAGTACTTATACTTGAAATAATTAGTGGCAAAAGCAGCTCAAGGACAAACTGGGAAGGGTCACATAAATTCCTCTTGGAATGG GCATGGCAACTTCATGAAGATGAGAAATGGTTGGAGCTAGTAGATCCAAATATGGAAGAATATCATGAGAAAGAAGTAATCAAGTACATTAAAGTTGCTCTTTTCTGCACGCAATCAACAGCAAGAAGAAGGCCATTGATGAGTCAAGTGGTCGATATGCTCACTAAAGATATTCAGCTCAATGAGAAACAACTCACAGCACCAGGATTGTTCAATTATGATGTAGGAGAATCCTCTCAAAAGAAATCAAACTCTGAATCTTTAATTTGTCACACTAGTTCTACTCAGGCTAGTATTACTCAGGTGATAGCAAGGTGA